The sequence TGATGCTAGCAGGGAATGGATTAAAAAAGTGGCAATTGGCAGTATCAGTAATTTAAGCAATTCAAATGGAGGTTATGCTGATTTTTCTTCGCAAGTAACGACCATTTCTAAGGGCACGGCAACAACTTTGACATTAACGCCTGGATTTAGTGCAACTAGAAAATTATATTGGAAAGTATTTATAGATTTCAATAATAACGGAGTTTTCAGTGATTCAGGAGAAGAAGTGTATTCTGTTTTCAGCAGTGCAACTTTGACGCCTCAAATTACTATACCAACATCGGCAGTTAATGGAAACATACGAATGCGAATCATAGTAAGCTATAATTCTATTACATCTTCTTGTGGTACTTATACTTATGGAGAAACAGAGGATTATACATTAAATGTTTCTGGCGGAACTGCAAAATTTAAAGAAAGTAAAAACATAGAAGTGACTAATACTGAAGTAGTAGTTTACCCAAACCCGACGGTAGATATCCTTAAAATTGATTTTGGATTGGCAGAAAAAGAAAACATCCAAATTTCTATTTATGATCTGAATGCTTCACTTTTAAAAACAATATATGCAAAGAGAGAATTGGGTCAAAATAGTATAGATGTGAATGTTTCAGATCTGAAAGCGGGTCAATATCTACTTTCTATCAAAAGAGGCGACGAAATCGTAAAACGTTCTAAATTTATAATCTCAAAATAATTTTTTGTTTTAAGTATTTTCCAAATAATGGAGATCAATCTATTTTGCAATTTTTATTTGTAGTAGAGATACATATTTTAATATTAGGAAGCTATTGTCCAAATGACTTGGCTTCCTAATATTGAATATTTGCAAATTGTATTTGTTTTATTTGGTATAAATCTTAAAATTATAAAGAAAAATCAGCTTAAAAACTAAAAACATAAATAAAGTTTAATAAAAAGTCTGGTTTTTATTTTTTACTTCGATTTTTTTTCTATTTTTAACATCAAATAAAATCACTCTATTTTGATTGCAGGAAAAGCAAATACAATCACAAAAACAAAATCTCTTACCTTAAGAGGTCTTCAGCCAATCTTTAATTGTTGAAGAAAATTTGATATTTAAACACCGCTCTTGAGTGTGCCATATCATTATTGTATTTTTTTTATTTTCTCAACCAAACCAAACCAAATGAATTTTACCAATTTATTAAACCGTTATATTGATTGCAAATCACTTTATCTAAAAGGTCTGCAACCAATATTCAATTGTTAAAAAGTTTCCCTTCTCAGTTTACAGATTTTTATGCCCAAAACTCTTCATTTTCATGAATCGTTAAGGCATTTCTATTGTCAATTTTATTAAATTTTAAACTAAGAAAATGAAACTAAACAAAAAACTAAAACTAATTATTGTGCTGTTGTCATGCATTTCAACATACGCACAAAAAACTATAAAAGGGATTGTTACAGACAAGCAATCCAATATACCAATGGTAGGCGTCAATGTTATTGTTCCTAATTCAAAAGTGAGCACAGTTACTGACTTTGACGGAAAATTTCAGCTTCAGATACCTGAAAACAGCACTTCGATTGAACTTTCTTATATAGGATATCAAACCCAAAAAATAACTCTGGATGGGAAATCCAATTACACTATTTATATGACATCAGGCCAAGGCCAAAGTCTCGATGAAGTAGTGATTATTGGTTACGGAACGCAATCTAAAAAAGATGTAAGTTCCAGTATTCAATCCATAAAAACTAAAGATCTGCCTCAGGGAACCTCTTCAAGTTTTGAAAACAGTCTTCAGGGACAAACTCCTGGGGTGAATATAAGTTCATCATCTGCCACGCCGGGTAGCGCTGTTAGTGTTAATATTCGTGGGGTTTCATCTATTTCAGCAAGTAGCCAGCCTTTGTATATTATAGACGGAATTCCGGTAGTATCTAGAAATAATTCAGCATTGAATTCGAATATACAACCTGTAAATCCATTGGCAGATTTGAGTCCAAATGATATCGACTCTTTTACGATTTTAAAGGATGCCGCGGCAGCCGCAATATATGGATCAAGAGGTGCAAATGGAGTAATCTTAATTACTACAAAAAGAGGGAAAAGTGGAAAAAGTACTGTAGATGTCAATTACTACACCTCTTTTGCTCAAATTTCGAATTATCCAAAAATGGTAGACAGCGATAAGTTTAAAAGCTTTTTTAATACCGCTGCTGAATTTGATGGACTTGGTTCAGATTATTTTGATTGGATCGATACTTCAAAAGGAATTAATACCAATATTTACGACGAAATCTTCAGAGTTGGCGTAACACAAAATTTGGATCTTAGTGTTAAGGGCGGAAGCGAAAAAACAAGTTATTATTTAAGCGGAAATTATTATAATCAAGAAGGAATCCAAATCGGACAAGGCTTCAAGAGATTAAGCGCTCGTATGAATCTGGATCATAATATTAATGAAAAATTCAAAATAGGAAATACCTTTTTTATAACTCGAAGCAATCACCAGCGAACAATTGGAGAAAATGATGAATATGGAGTTGTGATCAATGCTCAGGGCTGGGATCCTACTGAACCCATTTACGATGCTAATGGAAAATATACAAATCCGTTTAAGTACAATACTTGGTGGCCGCTTGAAAATCCTGTTCAAATTGCCAACGAATATAAAAACACCTCTCAATCGACACGTTTACAAGGTTCAGCGTATGTGGAATGGAAAATTATTCCAGATTTGAAATTTAAGTCTGCCTTTTCGTTAGAGTATTCCAACTTGGTTGAGGATTCTTATGTTCCATCGGGCACAAATAAATCTAAAACAGGCGAGGGGATTTATGCAACTTATGAAGAAACCAACTGGCTCGTTGAAAATACGTTGAACTACACTAAACTCTTTGGCGAAAAACATAATTTCGGGGCCATTTTAGGTTGGACGATTCAAGAAAATGAAACTCGTTTCTCAGATCAGTCAGGTGTTGGATATGCTACCAACACAACCTCTAGTATTTCGGCAGCAAGTACTATTATTGCTAGTACTTCAGGCAGAAATCAATACGGTTTGCAATCCTTTTTTGGAAGAGCAAATTATGTTTACGATGACAAATATATAGCATCATTTACATTGAGAGCTGATGGTTCGTCTCGTTTTGGAGAGAACAATCAATACGGTTATTTTCCTTCAGGATCAGTGGCTTGGAGAATCAATAAAGAGAAATTCTTTAAAATTGAAACCATTTCTGATCTTAAAGTAAGAGCTAGTTATGGACTTACAGGAAATCAAGAAATTGGTTCAAACTGGAGAGGAACTTATACTTTGAATGCTAATTATAATGGAGTTCCAGGAATAGCACCAAATCGATTAGAGAATCCTGACTTGGGCTGGGAAAAAACAAAACAATTAGACATAGGTTTAGATTTAGGATTGTTT comes from Flavobacterium sp. KACC 22761 and encodes:
- a CDS encoding TonB-dependent receptor, with amino-acid sequence MKLNKKLKLIIVLLSCISTYAQKTIKGIVTDKQSNIPMVGVNVIVPNSKVSTVTDFDGKFQLQIPENSTSIELSYIGYQTQKITLDGKSNYTIYMTSGQGQSLDEVVIIGYGTQSKKDVSSSIQSIKTKDLPQGTSSSFENSLQGQTPGVNISSSSATPGSAVSVNIRGVSSISASSQPLYIIDGIPVVSRNNSALNSNIQPVNPLADLSPNDIDSFTILKDAAAAAIYGSRGANGVILITTKRGKSGKSTVDVNYYTSFAQISNYPKMVDSDKFKSFFNTAAEFDGLGSDYFDWIDTSKGINTNIYDEIFRVGVTQNLDLSVKGGSEKTSYYLSGNYYNQEGIQIGQGFKRLSARMNLDHNINEKFKIGNTFFITRSNHQRTIGENDEYGVVINAQGWDPTEPIYDANGKYTNPFKYNTWWPLENPVQIANEYKNTSQSTRLQGSAYVEWKIIPDLKFKSAFSLEYSNLVEDSYVPSGTNKSKTGEGIYATYEETNWLVENTLNYTKLFGEKHNFGAILGWTIQENETRFSDQSGVGYATNTTSSISAASTIIASTSGRNQYGLQSFFGRANYVYDDKYIASFTLRADGSSRFGENNQYGYFPSGSVAWRINKEKFFKIETISDLKVRASYGLTGNQEIGSNWRGTYTLNANYNGVPGIAPNRLENPDLGWEKTKQLDIGLDLGLFKNRINLTADYFNKQTDDLLLQAKVSGLTGFNSVYQNVGAIENKGFEFGINAAVFDGNFKWNTGVNLTLLDNKIKKLINDGEEVGRNHILKEGEEVSTLYLIKFLGVDPQTGDAKFDDVNKDGIIDFSDRQIVGGALPTYFGGWSNNFTYKGFTLTANFVFSGGNKIFNQSRHVYDNYGYTKSGIPYSNISERVYDNYWRTPGQITDVPRPSTKDGQMQRFSTQFLEDGDYIRLKTLSLAYKLPSNVIHKIGLNSLSLYIQAQNLFTITDYLGFDPEVSTNTSSQEDLNILQGEDFGTLGQARTITLGLSTTF